A genomic region of Amphiura filiformis chromosome 6, Afil_fr2py, whole genome shotgun sequence contains the following coding sequences:
- the LOC140155900 gene encoding trafficking protein particle complex subunit 14-like: MAEIHSENTNLSLLFPVKEPSTYSEIDDVAQRRCVYPGERVLVAVSLEYTGTERCTDDKKIWRNRVQKLRVVSNNIVCFRAEEANDTRILGSIDQSNSLFITKNSNREQMDKHFKLCPPFASYSNGNCTRQRRPDLSEPIMIQDNRAVIPLVVTVNTSEQEADTAMVSVNVSSSPSSMSLPKEGFLDLFLKLPMQEVFDLHNDQWKTTVQAELPVVPPPEMKCRHVATGGKHFLILTVTNHYVEDLHITHLQVLVNKNEGLVLQGHKTNLLNTSKGVDSSNIELLLSKSSSLPVVLHPLEQHTFVFQLHISQEMWRNNTLLTTGIHIPLFLSSSWCTSSMSDNETISTHYALPTIRLDFPSFVMSAQCKSPVSVGESFHVTYTLLNNLQDFLGITLLWMPGNAPVAESDENSMRFIEEAVVCQQPTNQLGFCAKGSTATVTVPFQAIRPGLHELGKYMKLKLQYTQPPNSSNKSSPLERKDSSKFSLNHIARNQPPLQQLPRNLSVQQLSSGAPPPALSPSLPRRSHSLTGTETISGLGLNSNQKGVQRADSIPGVGGDPLNAWKVNLQRNSYSPVKSRPDSSNITSQTVSVDRIAKKKCQILVLDN; the protein is encoded by the exons ATGGCAGAGATCCACAGTGAAAATACGAATTTGAGCTTGCTTTTTCCAGTCAAAGAGCCCTCTACATACAGTGAAATTGATGATGTTGCTCAGAGAAGATGCGTATACCCAGGAGAGCGTGTTTTGGTGGCTGTATCTTTGGAATATACTGGTACAGAAAGGTGCACGGACGACAAGAAGATTTGGCGAAACAGAGTCCAAAAACTGCGAGTAGTCAGCAACAATATTGTGTGTTTCCGGGCCGAAGAAGCTAATGACACACGCATATTAGGCTCAATTGATCAATCAAACAGTTTATTCATAACGAAGAATAGTAATCGTGAGCAAATggacaaacatttcaaattatgtCCACCGTTTGCATCGTACAGCAATGGCAATTGCACGAGGCAGAGACGACCTGATCTG TCTGAACCCATCATGATACAGGACAATAGAGCAGTGATACCACTTGTTGTCACGGTGAACACATCTGAACAAGAAGCAGATACAGCTATGGTATCTGTCAATGTGTCAAGTTCTCCCAGCTCAATGTCATTACCAAAGGAAGGTTTCTTAGATCTCTTCTTGAAATTACCAATGCAGGAAGTCTTTGACTTGCACAATGACCAGTGGAAAACTACAG TGCAAGCAGAATTACCGGTAGTGCCTCCACCTGAAATGAAGTGTCGTCATGTTGCTACCGGTGGGAAACATTTCCTGATCTTAACAG TTACAAATCACTATGTTGAGGATCTTCATATAACCCATCTGCAAGTATTGGTCAATAAAAATGAAGGACTTGTCTTGCAGGGACATAAAACAAATCTATTGAA TACATCAAAAGGTGTTGATTCTAGTAATATAGAGCTTCTGTTGAGCAAGTCTTCCAGTCTACCAGTAGTGCTGCATCCACTTGAACAACACACATTTGTCTTCCAGTTACACATCAGTCAAGAAATGTGGAGAAATAACACCTTGTTAACAACG GGTATTCATATTCCTCTCTTCCTGTCCTCATCATGGTGTACATCATCTATGAGTGATAATGAGACTATAAGTACACACTATGCATTGCCAACTATCAGACTAGACTTTCCTTCATTTGTAATGTCTGCCCAGTGCAAGTCACCTGTTAGTGTGGGAGAAAG TTTTCATGTCACCTACACTTTGCTGAACAACCTGCAAGATTTCCTGGGTATAACGCTGCTATGGATGCCTGGCAATGCCCCAGTGGCTGAATCAG ATGAGAATTCTATGCGGTTCATAGAAGAGGCTGTGGTATGccaacaaccaaccaatcaacttgggttttgtgccaaagGATCCACAGCAACCGTCACAGTGCCATTCCAGGCAATTCGTCCAGGGTTACACGAG CTTGGCAAATACATGAAGCTGAAGCTACAATACACTCAACCACCCAATTCTTCCAACAAATCATCTCCATTAGAAAGGAAAGACTCTAGCAAGTTCAGCCTCAACCACATTGCCAGGAACCAGCCACCTCTGCAGCAGCTTCCTCGAAACCTATCTGTGCAACAGCTCAGCTCAGGTGCTCCTCCACCAGCCTTGTCACCTAGTCTCCCACGCAGGTCTCATTCCTTGACAGGAACTGAGACGATCAGTGGATTAGGATTAAATAGTAACCAAAAGGGTGTGCAGAGAGCAGACTCCATCCCAGGGGTAGGAGGTGATCCATTGAATGCATGGAAAGTGAATTTACAAAG GAATTCATATTCACCGGTGAAATCCAGACCAGACAGTTCCAACATCACATCACAAACAGTCAGTGTAGATAGAATTGCCAAGAAGAAATGCCAGATATTGGTACTTGACAATTAA